Proteins encoded in a region of the Panicum hallii strain FIL2 chromosome 3, PHallii_v3.1, whole genome shotgun sequence genome:
- the LOC112885002 gene encoding U-box domain-containing protein 43-like — MAEVQDGHYDSTSQSTDSLRVEPIYESFLCPLTKQVMRDPVTIDSGVTFEREAILKWLNECLSSGRRLVCPVTKKELSSTDLNPSIALRNTIDEWMNRNEAAKLDVAHKSLTSDSTESDILQALQYVDEICQRSRSSRQVVRRDGLISMIAELLKNSSTKVRQKALETLRSIAKDDDDNKVEIAAGDNIRTIVKFLNHGQTQEKEKAVSLLYELSENKALSERIGSVSGAILILVGLSSSKVENLLIVDRAEKTLENLESCEKNVRQMAENGRLQPLLRLLLEGSPDMQLSMAAYLGELVLSNDVKVLVAQTAGSTLVNIMKNGNREAREAALKALNQISSYDASAKILIEAGILPPLITDLFTVGSNQLPMRLKEVSANILANVVASGARFESIPLDHNRQTLVSEDIVHNLLHLISNTGPAIECKLLQVLVGLTDSSTSVQNIVDAIKSSGAIVSLIQFVEAPQREVRMNSIKLLNNISPYMGQELADAFRGNFSQLSSLVRVIADNNGVSEEQAAAAGLVADLPMRDSVLTRRLLQDGAFATIISKVIRIRQGEIRGGRFVNPFLEGLVRIVSRITFVLDDNPDIIDVAREYNLTALFTDLLQMNGLDTVQIVSATALEKLSYQSKHLTKVLPAPNPGLCFSIFPCLSQKTVATGVCRVHCGICSARESFCLLEGKAVEKLVACLDNNNEKVVEAALAALSTLLDDGVDIDQGVMVLCDAEGINPILEVLCENRNEALRQRAVWAVERILRMDEIAYEISGNQNVGTALVEAFRHGDYRTRQVAERALKHVDKLPNFSGIFSKMGAQ; from the exons ATGGCAGAAGTCCAGGATGGCCATTATGATTCGACGTCACAGTCCACTGACAGCTTGCGTGTTGAGCCGATATACGAGTCATTCCTGTGCCCGCTCACCAAACAGGTTATGCGGGATCCTGTCACTATTGACAGTGGCGTTACGTTTGAACGCGAAGCCATTTTGAAGTGGTTGAACGAATGCCTTAGCAGTGGAAGGAGGCTTGTTTGCCCTGTGACTAAGAAGGAGCTCAGCAGCACTGATTTAAATCCAAGCATAGCTCTGAGGAACACCATTGATGAATGGATGAATCGCAATGAGGCAGCCAAACTTGATGTCGCCCACAAGTCATTGACTTCTGATAGCACGGAAAGTGATATCTTACAAGCACTCCAGTATGTCGATGAGATATGCCAGAGAAGTCGATCCAGTAGGCAAGTTGTGAGAAGAGATGGATTGATAAGCATGATTGCTGAGTTGTTGAAAAATAGCAGTACGAAAGTAAGGCAAAAGGCATTAGAAACTCTTCGCTCCATTGCAAAAGATGATGATGACAATAAG GTTGAGATTGCTGCTGGAGACAATATTCGCACAATTGTAAAGTTTTTAAATCATGGACAGACtcaggaaaaggaaaaggctgTGTCTCTGTTATATGAACTTTCAGAAAATAAAGCTCTTTCAGAAAGAATTGGCAGTGTTTCTGGAGCTATTCTTATACTTGTTGGCTTGTCAAGCAGTAAAGTAGAAAACTTGTTGATCGTTGACAGAGCTGAGAAGACATTGGAGAATTTAGAGAGCTGTGAAAAGAATGTTAGACAAATGGCTGAAAATGGTAGATTGCAACCTCTTCTTAGGCTTCTTCTTGAAG GTTCACCTGACATGCAATTATCTATGGCTGCTTATCTCGGGGAGCTTGTTTTAAGCAATGATGTTAAGGTACTTGTGGCCCAGACGGCTGGCTCCACGCTAGTCAATATCATGAAAAATGGGAATAGAGAGGCCAGAGAAGCAGCCCTGAAGGCATTGAACCAAATTTCCTCTTATGATGCCAGTGCAAAGATTCTAATTGAAGCGGGTATTCTTCCACCTCTCATCACAGACCTCTTTACTGTTGGCAGTAATCAGCTTCCAATGAGATTGAAGGAGGTCTCAGCAAACATTCTTGCAAATGTTGTGGCATCGGGTGCGCGCTTTGAGTCCATTCCACTTGATCATAATAGGCAGACCTTAGTGTCTGAAGACATTGTTCACAATCTGCTTCATCTCATAAGCAACACTGGACCTGCAATTGAGTGCAAGTTGCTCCAGGTCCTTGTTGGTTTAACCGATTCTTCGACATCTGTGCAAAACATAGTTGATGCCATCAAAAGTTCAGGCGCTATTGTCAGTTTAATTCAGTTTGTTGAGGCACCTCAAAGGGAAGTACGCATGAATTCCATCAAGCTCTTAAATAACATATCACCTTATATGGGTCAAGAACTGGCTGATGCTTTCCGTGGAAACTTTAGTCAACTTAGCAGCTTGGTCAGGGTCATTGCGGATAACAACGGTGTTTCTGAAGAGCAAGCGGCAGCTGCTGGCCTTGTAGCGGATCTTCCTATGCGGGACTCGGTCCTCACCAGACGTCTTCTTCAAGATGGGGCATTTGCAACGATCATTTCAAAAGTTATAAGAATTCGACAAGGGGAGATTCGTGGAGGGCGTTTTGTCAACCCATTTCTTGAAGGTCTAGTTAGAATAGTCTCCCGGATCACTTTTGTCTTGGATGATAATCCAGATATTATTGATGTTGCTCGTGAGTACAACCTTACTGCACTCTTCACGGATTTGCTTCAGATGAATGGACTTGACACTGTCCAGATTGTCTCTGCTACTGCACTAGAGAAACTCTCATATCAATCAAAGCATCTTACGAAGGTACTACCAGCTCCCAACCCAGGGTTGTGTTTTTCAATATTTCCATGCCTCAGCCAGAAGACTGTAGCAACTGGGGTTTGTAGAGTTCATTGTGGTATTTGTTCTGCAAGGGAGAGTTTCTGTCTCTTGGAGGGGAAGGCAGTGGAGAAGTTGGTTGCTTGCTTGGATAACAACAACGAGAAAGTAGTCGAAGCTGCTCTAGCAGCACTATCAACTTTATTGGATGATGGAGTGGACATTGACCAAGGTGTCATGGTGCTGTGTGATGCAGAAGGAATCAACCCGATACTTGAGGTATTGTGTGAAAACCGAAATGAGGCACTGCGCCAGAGAGCGGTGTGGGCAGTGGAGAGGATCCTAAGGATGGATGAAATAGCATACGAGATATCAGGAAACCAAAATGTTGGTACAGCCTTGGTAGAAGCCTTCAGGCATGGTGACTACAGGACAAGACAAGTTGCCGAGCGAGCACTTAAGCATGTGGATAAGCTGCCCAATTTCTCTGGGATATTTTCGAAGATGGGGGCACAATGA